The following proteins are co-located in the Streptomyces sp. NBC_00435 genome:
- a CDS encoding ROK family transcriptional regulator gives MTSSDEKAGQPWNPQRQRSANERLLLGRLRAGGAASRAQLARETGLSKPTVSSALAALEQSGLVRESGTHTPERGRAAVLYTPDPAAGYALGIDIGREWLRVALADLDGTVVTRTDVRNRARTSGSMADLAVDTAHQLVETSGVPAHKITQAVVGTPGVYDEETRRVRYAQHLPGWGRAGLFDRIREGLGVPTTVQNDANLAALGEYTYGAGAGSRLFVYIMIGTGLGMGIVSEGRLFTGAHGGAGEIGFLPWPDRRKNTLEDAVSADAVVEAARAHGMSGELTAKGVFDAARAKDPAAVRAVEVEGERLAHAVAAIAAVLDPDLVVLGGGVGHSADLLLRTVRRTLRDRTPLRPKVVPSRLGEDAVLLGAVATALDAARDVAFERR, from the coding sequence ATGACCAGCAGTGACGAAAAGGCCGGGCAGCCCTGGAACCCCCAGCGGCAGCGCAGCGCCAATGAGCGGCTGCTGCTCGGCCGCCTCCGCGCCGGCGGAGCGGCGTCCCGGGCCCAGCTCGCCCGGGAGACGGGCCTGTCCAAGCCCACGGTGTCCAGCGCGCTCGCCGCGCTGGAGCAGTCGGGGCTCGTCCGCGAGTCCGGTACGCACACCCCCGAGCGGGGCCGGGCCGCCGTGCTCTACACCCCGGACCCGGCCGCCGGATACGCACTCGGCATCGACATCGGCCGCGAGTGGCTGCGCGTGGCGCTCGCCGACCTCGACGGCACGGTCGTGACCCGCACCGACGTCCGCAACCGGGCCCGCACTTCGGGTTCCATGGCCGATCTGGCCGTGGACACCGCCCACCAACTCGTCGAAACCTCCGGCGTACCCGCCCACAAGATCACCCAGGCCGTGGTCGGCACCCCGGGCGTCTACGACGAGGAGACCCGCCGGGTGCGCTACGCCCAGCACCTGCCGGGCTGGGGCCGGGCCGGGCTCTTCGACCGGATACGCGAGGGCCTCGGTGTGCCGACCACCGTACAGAACGACGCCAACCTCGCCGCGCTCGGCGAGTACACGTACGGCGCGGGAGCCGGCAGCCGGCTCTTCGTCTACATCATGATCGGCACCGGCCTCGGCATGGGCATCGTCAGCGAGGGCCGGCTGTTCACGGGAGCGCACGGAGGCGCCGGCGAGATCGGCTTCCTCCCCTGGCCCGACCGGCGGAAGAACACCCTGGAGGACGCCGTCTCCGCCGACGCCGTGGTCGAGGCCGCCCGCGCGCACGGCATGTCCGGGGAACTCACCGCGAAGGGGGTGTTCGACGCGGCACGCGCCAAGGACCCCGCCGCGGTCCGGGCCGTCGAGGTGGAGGGCGAACGGCTGGCGCACGCGGTGGCGGCGATCGCCGCCGTACTCGATCCCGACCTCGTGGTCCTGGGCGGCGGCGTGGGCCACAGCGCCGACCTGCTGCTGCGCACGGTACGGCGGACCCTGCGCGACCGGACCCCGCTGCGCCCCAAGGTGGTTCCGAGCCGCCTCGGTGAGGACGCGGTGCTCCTGGGCGCCGTGGCGACCGCGCTCGACGCGGCCCGGGACGTGGCCTTCGAGCGGCGCTGA
- a CDS encoding YciI family protein, whose protein sequence is MPRYLISFDDGAMTFPEEELPAVAEASHEVVREAQDAGVWVFGGGVEKQRASVVATDGTVADGPYPEPKAVVGGFSIIDVPSREDALEWAAKIAAACRCAQEVREIMPDSTV, encoded by the coding sequence GTGCCCCGGTACCTGATCTCGTTCGACGACGGCGCGATGACCTTCCCCGAGGAAGAACTGCCCGCGGTGGCCGAGGCCTCGCACGAGGTGGTGCGGGAGGCTCAGGACGCCGGTGTGTGGGTCTTCGGCGGTGGGGTGGAGAAGCAGCGGGCGAGCGTCGTGGCCACCGACGGGACCGTCGCGGACGGCCCGTATCCGGAGCCCAAGGCGGTCGTCGGCGGGTTCTCGATCATCGATGTGCCCTCGCGCGAGGACGCGCTGGAGTGGGCTGCCAAGATCGCCGCCGCGTGCCGATGCGCGCAAGAGGTCCGGGAGATCATGCCCGACTCGACCGTCTGA
- a CDS encoding serine hydrolase domain-containing protein has translation MKRSSTVLLCIASLMGTALPAGAAAVPAAAAAAPGTCVNSPAPAEGDAREVLTIAQRAQQEFGLNSVVLRVSSGDREVLTTALGESMTGVPAEPSMHFRTGSVAIVYMGAVLLQLVEQGKASLDDPVSRWLPDVPHGSEITLRMLGSSTSGLRDYVTDPAFDAELEAKPFRKWTPAEVIAIATGKPLLYKPGTNWSYSHANFAILGEALEKISGLPLDRLLTQRVYEPLGLSQTSNQYTPQIPDPVLHAFTSERGTYEESTFWNPSWTTAPGAVLVQNICDLDRSARAVGTGELLSAQSFKTQLDPGTIGLGHKTSTCPATACQLTNTETHHFGLGVIVVNGWILTNPSFSGYAAIQAYQPADKLSISVTVTQGPKSPAGNSAQTIAERISVALTPGHPLKMR, from the coding sequence GTGAAGCGTTCCAGTACGGTCCTGCTCTGCATCGCCAGTCTGATGGGCACAGCCCTTCCGGCGGGGGCCGCAGCTGTCCCGGCCGCCGCGGCGGCGGCGCCCGGGACCTGCGTCAACTCCCCCGCCCCCGCCGAGGGCGACGCCCGCGAGGTCCTCACCATCGCCCAGCGGGCGCAGCAGGAGTTCGGTCTCAACTCCGTGGTCCTGCGGGTCTCCTCCGGCGACCGCGAGGTGCTCACGACGGCCCTCGGGGAATCCATGACGGGCGTCCCGGCCGAGCCGTCCATGCACTTCCGTACGGGTTCCGTGGCCATCGTCTACATGGGCGCCGTGCTGCTCCAGCTGGTCGAGCAGGGCAAGGCCTCGCTCGACGACCCGGTCTCCCGCTGGCTTCCGGACGTACCCCACGGATCCGAGATCACCCTGCGGATGCTCGGCAGTTCCACGTCCGGTCTGCGCGACTACGTCACGGACCCCGCGTTCGACGCCGAGCTGGAGGCCAAGCCGTTCCGCAAGTGGACACCGGCCGAGGTCATCGCCATCGCCACGGGGAAGCCACTCCTGTACAAGCCGGGGACCAACTGGAGCTATTCGCACGCCAACTTCGCGATCCTCGGCGAGGCGCTGGAGAAGATCAGTGGTCTGCCGCTGGACCGGCTGCTCACGCAGCGCGTGTACGAACCGCTCGGGCTGAGCCAGACCAGCAACCAGTACACGCCGCAGATCCCGGACCCCGTCCTGCACGCGTTCACCTCCGAGCGCGGCACGTACGAGGAGTCCACCTTCTGGAATCCCTCGTGGACCACCGCCCCCGGCGCCGTCCTCGTGCAGAACATCTGCGACCTGGACCGGTCGGCGCGTGCCGTCGGCACCGGCGAGCTGCTATCGGCGCAGTCCTTCAAGACCCAGCTCGATCCGGGCACGATCGGACTGGGCCACAAGACGTCCACGTGCCCGGCCACTGCCTGCCAGCTGACCAACACGGAGACGCACCACTTCGGTCTGGGTGTGATCGTCGTCAACGGATGGATCCTGACGAACCCCTCGTTCTCGGGCTACGCGGCCATACAGGCCTACCAGCCGGCGGACAAGCTCTCGATCTCCGTCACCGTGACACAGGGCCCCAAGAGCCCCGCCGGCAACTCGGCCCAGACCATCGCGGAACGCATCTCCGTGGC